One window of Cryptococcus neoformans var. grubii H99 chromosome 11, complete sequence genomic DNA carries:
- a CDS encoding ATP-dependent RNA helicase DDX51/DBP6, producing the protein MSDSHSMSASNLQSLQSMAAGIDVSAPPKKKNKPESQKRRDKKKTEKRRKIQKAKRAAAPKNKDWKPDPVLEALKQSITFRNIDSVQGPKEDQTFEGDDTGTESGGQTAVEVLGDKEKKQKEKKEKREKRQRKEERRAEREAAITKMGVDVSSGEGTIIVEEIPEPDQAEEREKNKSTPSLERSPSPPPLVAFPLPRSAPAPDASVLARQGLPKGLEDATFIDQSLRVDIEELRVEGQDEALSVNMRRRLNEIGVEDFFAVQAAMLPRLLPLQLIPSPYSPLPDYLISAPTGSGKTLAYTIPIIEILSQRTVCRLRALIILPTRDLVFQVRETMEALSKGTGLTIGTVTGQHSFAQERKQLVADLDTPLLGGSSKLDILIATPGRLMDHLASTPNFTLQHLRFLVIDEADRLLNQSFQDWLTQVLAYTRPPVEPIAPSFKRKPYDTVSSAFMEACGLVNKSEEWCDSSPSICQKLLFSATLTRDPSKVAALSLHHPQYYIVQSSSAPALPTSVGEQFALPSSLSEKMLILPPALKPLNLIHLIHHPEFNVDRALVFTKSVESAARLVKLLEFFEDAYVLGGGGGKRLVIEQYSGEMRARDKKQLLAEFGEGKINLIVCSDLIARGIDLPSVSHVVSYDIPLDIRKYVHRVGRTARAGRQGTAWTLVEKQEALHFKGMLQNAGHLKAVKKVKVKEDDLSRYRESYEIAIKRLKDYYHHD; encoded by the exons ATGTCTGACAGTCACTCAATGTCTGCCAGCAATCTTCAATCTTTACAGAGTATGGCTGCCGGGATCGATGTATCGGCACCtccaaaaaagaaaaacaag CCCGAGTCtcagaagagaagggacaagaaaaagaccgaaaagagaagaaaaattCAAAAAGCCAAACGAGCGGCGGCCCCAAAGAATAAAGATTGGAAACCTGACCCGGTTTTGGAAGCTCTCAAGCAATCAATCACATTTCGAAACATAGACTCGGTCCAAGGTCCGAAAGAGGACCAAACATTTGAAGGAGACGATACAGGGACTGAATCTGGTGGTCAAACAGCTGTCGAAGTACTTGGtgataaagaaaagaagcagaaagaaaagaaagaaaagcgGGAGAAACGacagagaaaagaggaacGAAGGGCGGAAAGGGAAGCAGCAATAACTAAAATGGGTGTTGACGTGAGCTCCGGCGAAGGAACCATCATCGTGGAAGAAATTCCTGAACCAGACCAGGCAGAGGAAcgagaaaaaaacaaaTCCACCCCTTCACTTGAGCGCTCTCCTAGTCCACCACCACTAGTagcttttcctcttccacgaTCAGCTCCTGCACCAGACGCATCAGTACTCGCTAGGCAAGGTCTTCCCAAAGGTTTAGAAGACGCTACATTCATCGATCAGTCTTTGAGAGTTGACATCGAGGAACTGAGGGTAGAGGGTCAAGATGAAGCTCTAAGCGTGAacatgagaagaaggttaAACGAGATTGGGGTTGAGGACTTCTTCGCGG TTCAAGCTGCTATGCTGCCacgccttcttcctcttcaactcaTTCCTTCACCCTATTCTCCATTACCTGATTACCTTATCTCTGCACCTACCGGCTCTGGCAAAACCCTTGCCTACACCATCCCCATCATTGAAATCCTTTCACAAAGAACGGTTTGCAGGTTAAGGGCCTTAATTATTCTTCCAACGAGAGACCTTGTTTTTCAAGTAAGAGAGACAATGGAAGCCCTGTCAAAAGGAACAGGGTTGACA ATAGGAACCGTGACGGGACAGCACTCTTTCGCccaagaaagaaaacaGCTCGTTGCAGACCTGGATACACC TCTGCTGGGTGGATCATCTAAACTGGATATCCTGATCGCCACACCAGGTAGACTAATGGACCATCTTGCCTCAACTCCGAATTTCACCCTTCAACATCTGCGATTTTTGGTTATCGACGAAGCCGACAGACTACTGAATCAAAGCTTTCAAGACTGGTTGACTCAAGTATTGGCTTACACTCGCCCACCTGTCGAACCCATAGCACCATCCTTCAAAAGAAAGCCTTACGACACTGTTTCATCTGCGTTTATGGAAGCATGTGGTCTTGTCAACAAAAGTGAAGAGTGGTGTgattcttctccctcaatC TGTCAGAAACTCCTTTTTTCAGCGACTCTCACGCGCGATCCCTCCAAAGTTGCTGCTCTTTCTTTACATCATCCTCAGTATTATATTGTTCAGTCTTCCAGTGCACCTGCATTGCCAACAAGTGTTGGGGAGCAGTTTGCTTTACCATCATCTCTATCCGAAAAAATGCTCATTCTTCCCCCTGCCCTTAAGCCGCTCAATCTTATTCATCTTATTCACCATCCCGAATTCAACGTAGACAGGGCGCTGGTATTCACCAAGAGCGTGGAGAGCGCTGCAAGGTTAGTGAAGCTACTAGAGTTTTTCGAAGATGCGTACGTgttgggaggaggcggtggCAAAAGATTGGTTATCGAGCAATATTCGGGCGAAATGAGGGCCAGAGATAAGAAGCAGTTATTAGCAGAATTCggtgaaggcaagatcaaCCT AATCGTATGCTCCGACTTGATCGCGAGAGGTATTGATTTACCAAGCGTCTCGCACGTTGTCTCCTACGATATCCCGCTTGACATCCGGAAATATGTGCATCGTGTAGGTCGAACCGCTCGAGCAGGTCGACAGGGCACTGCGTGGACGTTGGTCGAGAAGCAAGAGGCTCTTCATTTCAAGGGCATGTTGCAAAATGCTGGCCATCTGAAGGCTGTGAAGAAGGTCAAGGTAAAAGAGGACGATCTTTCTCGGTACAGAGAAAGCTATGAA ATTGCTATAAAACGGTTGAAAGATTATTATCATCACGACTAA
- a CDS encoding translation initiation factor 4E, producing MSSTTIPPAAVTANSNTLNSALAAEQISSPASPVGKPVDEKKQLEEGEIEENPSESDSQTKTIFDDASKFNVKHPLFSTWTLYFDSPQSKSLPKTPQTTPAMPQGSHGWMADIRKVVSFDSVEEFWGLYNNIIPPSQLPGKANYYLFKNGIIPAWEDPQNKNGGKWSIQVPKNSESKGSIDRMWLYTMLAAIGETFETPSTESETAPSPTQSDLITGVIVSPRPAFYRISIWTREASDINIPDTDAIKARLLNIGKHFKTSVLGYELEQKLTEGGFQTELTFDAHKDSEKKVNKNKFTV from the exons ATGTCCTCAACAACCATACCCCCTGCAGCTGTCACGGCCAACAGCAACACTCTCAATAGCGCCCTCGCTGCTGAACAAATTTCAAGCCCCGCTTCACCAGTCGGCAAGCCGGtagatgaaaagaaacagctcgaagaaggcgaaatTGAAGAGAACCCTTCCGAAAGCGACTCTCAAACAAAGACAATTTTTGACGATGCCAGTAAATTCAATGTTAAG CACCCCTTGTTTTCCACTTGGACTCTTTACTTCGACTCCCCTCAATCAAAATCTCTCCCTAAAACCCCTCAGACTACCCCCGCTATGCCTCAAGGGTCCCATGGCTGGATGGCGGATATTCGGAAGGTTGTATCGTTCGACAGTGTAGAAGAGTTCTGGGGTCTTTACAACAACAtcattcctccttcccagcTTCCTGGTAAAGCCAACTATTATCTTTTCAAG AATGGCATTATTCCGGCCTGGGAGGACCCTCAAAACAAGAATGGTGGAAAATGGTCTATTCAAGTACCCAAGAACAGTGAAAGCAAGGGTTCCATCGACAGAATGTGGCTCTATACG ATGCTTGCTGCAATTGGCGAGACTTTTGAGACACCCTCCACCGAGTCTGAAACTGCCCCTTCCCCCACACAGTCAGATCTCATCACTGGCGTGATCGTCTCTCCTCGTCCTGCCTT CTATCGAATTTCTATTTGGACCCGCGAGGCCAGCGATATTAATATTCCCGACACTGATGCCATCAAGGCTCGTCTGCTCAACATCGGCAAACACTTCAAGACAAGTGTTTTAGGGTACGAACTTGAGCAAAAGCTTACAGAGGGTGGTTTCCAAACAGAACTCACTTTCGATGCTCACAAGGATTCTGAAAAGAAGGTGAACAAAAACAAATTCACCGTGTAA